The following are encoded in a window of Armatimonadota bacterium genomic DNA:
- a CDS encoding ATPase: protein MASSEQKVVHIRRNVQDYGDPYLNREKPEEISVCRECKCVYAGDRWQLESQAAKLLKNAKKIIYTLCPACQKIHDRMPGGIVNISGNFAKNHEQDIVNLLNNENERAMTINPIERIIDIEHSNDGLVVWTTNEKLAQRIGRQLYKAYRGEVEYHWSEDTKLARVYWRRD, encoded by the coding sequence ATGGCGTCATCTGAGCAAAAAGTTGTCCACATCAGAAGGAATGTCCAGGATTATGGTGATCCATATCTGAACCGCGAAAAGCCAGAAGAAATATCCGTTTGCCGCGAATGCAAGTGTGTATACGCCGGAGACCGCTGGCAGTTGGAGAGCCAAGCGGCAAAACTATTAAAAAACGCGAAGAAGATTATTTACACTTTATGTCCCGCCTGCCAAAAAATACACGATAGAATGCCCGGCGGAATAGTTAACATTAGTGGCAATTTTGCAAAAAATCATGAACAAGATATAGTAAACTTGTTAAACAACGAAAACGAACGCGCAATGACCATAAATCCAATTGAACGCATCATAGATATTGAGCATTCCAACGATGGACTGGTTGTCTGGACAACCAACGAAAAACTTGCCCAAAGAATTGGTCGGCAGCTTTACAAAGCATACCGTGGCGAAGTAGAGTACCACTGGTCAGAAGATACAAAGCTAGCAAGGGTATACTGGCGCCGAGATTAG
- a CDS encoding phasin family protein — protein sequence MFETLRRFMFIGLGVAALSKEKTKQLIDEFVERGELTSEEGKKLFEEWISKAEEQGKNLNEKIRNQIRQMLRELDIADRRQIGTLEKKIDELEKRLEELASKLQKSEGSE from the coding sequence ATGTTTGAAACCCTTCGCAGATTCATGTTTATAGGGCTAGGAGTAGCCGCTCTATCAAAAGAAAAAACCAAGCAACTGATTGATGAGTTCGTTGAACGCGGCGAACTAACAAGCGAAGAAGGCAAGAAGCTCTTCGAGGAATGGATATCTAAAGCGGAAGAACAAGGCAAAAATCTTAATGAAAAAATCCGCAACCAGATTAGACAAATGCTCAGAGAGCTAGATATAGCCGACCGACGACAGATTGGAACACTAGAGAAAAAGATAGACGAATTGGAAAAACGCTTAGAAGAACTTGCTTCAAAACTGCAAAAGTCGGAGGGCTCAGAATAG
- a CDS encoding AarF/ABC1/UbiB kinase family protein — protein MVFEKRRRHLARFIEMGRVLARHQWEHLLAQLGLSELFHLRPHGKGILPDPTDVRESLEELGPTFIKLGQLLSTRPDIIPSQYVAELEKLQDTAPTVPINKILKVIEEEFGMAPDSIFEHFDETPLAAASLGQTHLATLKNGTKVVVKVQRPDIHRIIETDLEILQGLAHFVEQHSERMRTLGISDLVEEFAITIRQELDYTHEGRNTDRIKENLKELKFVRVPTVYWEYTTPKVLTIEQITGIKITDISELDERGLDRKNVAKNLAKAFMEMIFIHGFFHGDPHPGNLVVLDDCAIGLLDFGIAGRLDHRLKTAVTILLAEYIQENSAGFAEEILRIGSYPQDLNRRAFELEIDRALRQFYGAPLKEIRMGELLRRAFQISAKNHVRLPSNMFLLVKVLVNIDGIARQLYPDFDFAGEARPYVRRAMREEFSIHILANQAYKSLVLFKNFLFSLPDIAQDLLGRMVEGSFRINFKHEGLEGLMRSLERAANRLSFALVASATIVASALIVAAKIGPLWHGYPIIALIGFGISIIFGFWLMIAILRAGKL, from the coding sequence GTGGTATTCGAAAAAAGAAGACGACACCTAGCACGATTCATAGAAATGGGGCGCGTATTAGCACGCCATCAATGGGAACATCTTCTTGCCCAATTGGGTCTCTCAGAACTTTTTCATTTGCGACCACATGGCAAAGGAATTCTCCCCGACCCAACTGATGTCAGGGAATCTCTAGAGGAACTAGGGCCGACTTTCATCAAACTTGGACAACTTTTGAGCACACGCCCAGATATCATTCCCTCACAATACGTCGCTGAACTTGAGAAGCTTCAAGATACCGCTCCGACTGTACCAATTAACAAGATTCTTAAGGTCATCGAAGAGGAATTCGGCATGGCGCCAGATTCTATTTTTGAACATTTCGATGAAACCCCACTTGCTGCTGCATCTCTTGGACAAACCCATCTTGCAACACTGAAAAACGGCACTAAAGTTGTAGTAAAAGTCCAGCGTCCTGATATACACCGCATAATTGAAACAGACCTCGAAATACTTCAGGGGCTTGCTCATTTTGTGGAACAACACTCTGAACGCATGCGCACATTAGGCATATCTGACTTAGTTGAAGAGTTTGCCATCACAATTCGCCAAGAACTCGATTATACTCATGAAGGACGGAACACCGACCGAATCAAGGAAAATTTGAAAGAGTTGAAATTTGTTCGCGTTCCGACGGTGTATTGGGAATATACAACCCCCAAAGTGCTCACAATTGAACAAATCACAGGTATAAAAATCACCGACATCAGCGAACTTGATGAGCGCGGTCTTGATAGAAAAAATGTGGCTAAGAACCTAGCTAAGGCTTTTATGGAAATGATCTTTATACACGGGTTTTTCCATGGTGACCCCCACCCAGGCAATTTAGTTGTGCTTGACGATTGTGCAATTGGCCTTCTTGATTTCGGCATTGCGGGTAGACTAGATCACCGCCTAAAAACTGCTGTCACAATTTTGTTAGCAGAATACATTCAAGAAAACTCTGCAGGCTTCGCAGAAGAAATTTTACGAATAGGCAGCTATCCCCAAGACCTAAATCGCAGAGCCTTCGAGCTTGAAATTGATAGGGCACTTAGACAATTCTACGGTGCTCCTCTAAAAGAAATCAGGATGGGAGAGCTTCTACGGAGGGCCTTCCAAATCAGCGCAAAGAACCACGTGCGATTGCCGTCAAATATGTTCTTATTGGTCAAGGTGCTAGTAAACATCGATGGAATAGCACGTCAACTATACCCTGATTTTGATTTTGCAGGTGAAGCCCGCCCTTATGTCAGACGCGCTATGCGCGAAGAGTTTTCCATCCACATTCTAGCAAATCAAGCGTATAAAAGCTTAGTCTTATTTAAGAATTTCCTTTTCTCGCTTCCTGACATAGCACAAGATCTCCTAGGACGAATGGTTGAAGGTTCGTTCCGCATCAATTTTAAGCACGAAGGATTGGAAGGTCTTATGCGTTCCCTCGAAAGAGCAGCCAACCGCCTTTCATTTGCACTAGTAGCGAGTGCTACAATTGTCGCCTCCGCTCTCATTGTTGCCGCGAAAATAGGCCCTTTATGGCACGGATATCCAATCATTGCACTCATCGGATTTGGCATTTCTATAATTTTTGGCTTTTGGCTGATGATTGCAATACTTCGTGCAGGTAAGCTTTAA